A stretch of Pelecanus crispus isolate bPelCri1 chromosome 3, bPelCri1.pri, whole genome shotgun sequence DNA encodes these proteins:
- the PRR18 gene encoding proline-rich protein 18 has translation MGLQPRRAAGPCPPAGRCAALPAARTGPAWARSEEPEGAPGRTASLPPILPAAAASPVAARAQPKKPAAAPKKAAPRPAEETAARKARGAPPERAGPLSSSWPRSSPQRQPPRRPPAERGARPQPAPPQPRGRPGAAGASSRSCESLGGAAGEAALRLSLRLPPEAVRLLQRRSLERQRGQPAPPPGGRAAPARRGARAGGGGDLRALLKISLLNDRHRYDDEEYEEEEEAGAAVDEGLVRKCTEWLRGVESAAGRDRPDRLETLPHLGTL, from the coding sequence atggggctgcagccccggcgcgcagcggggccctgcccgccggcggGGAGATGCGCCGCCCTGCCCGCGGCGCGCACCGGGCCGGCCTGGGCCCGCAGCGAGGAGCCGGAGGGGGCTCCCGGCCGCACCGCGTCCCTGCCGCCCATcctgccggccgccgccgcttcccccgTCGCCGCCCGGGCGCAGCCCAAGAAGCCGGCGGCGGCCCCCAAGAAGGCGGCGCCCCGACCCGCGGAGGAGACGGCGGCGAGGAAGGCGCGGGGGGCGCCCCCGGAGCGGGCGGGCCCGCTCTCCAGCTCCtggccccgctcctccccgcaGCGGCAGCCGCCGCGGAGGCCGCCGGCCgagcggggagcgcggccccagcccgccccgccgcagccgcggggccgcccgggggcggcgggggcgagcAGCCGCTCCTGCGAGAGcctcggcggggcggcgggggaggcggcgctGCGCCTCTCGCTGCGCCTGCCCCCGGAGGCCGTGCGGCTGCTGCAGCGCCGGAGCCTGGAGCGGCAGCGGGGGCagcccgcgcccccccccggcggcagagcggccccggcgcggcgcggcgcccgggcgggcggcggcggcgacctGCGCGCCCTCCTGAAGATTTCGCTGCTCAACGACAGGCACCGCTACGACGACGAGGAGtacgaggaggaggaggaggcgggggcggcggtggACGAGGGGCTGGTGCGGAAATGCACCGAGTGGCTGCGCGGCGTGGAGAGCGCGGCCGGCCGCGACCGCCCCGACCGGCTGGAGACGCTGCCGCACCTGGGCACCCTCTga